The Pichia kudriavzevii chromosome 3, complete sequence nucleotide sequence AAGGCCTCCgaatcttttcaaaatagtcATACTTGAAGTCGTTTTTCAGTTCTCTTCTCTGCTCAAAAAGACTTAATAGGTTACCCTTCAATAGTTCATAGTCCTCATTCGGATCATAATGACCTGTTATTGAAGTTACTTGTGTTAGGCTGTTaatttcttctccaatctTATCTGCTGTTTTAAAGAGCTGATAATAAGgttttttgaaataatGAGCAGCGGCAACAATATAATCACCATTTCCTTTGGATGACACTGCGTTCAGAAGGGGGAAGTATCTTGAAGGTCCATCATTGGTATAGTATAACATTAATAAGAGCACATCCaagttttttctcttgtttaTTAACAACAAGTCACTCGTTGCTGCATAGTCGGAAGAAGTGCCTTTTAAGTCGTGGAAACTTAGTTGAGTGTTCTCGTGATCCCTTTGTGCTTTTGCTTGCAGGTGTTGGTGGATATCTTCAGGTGATACCCATCTATCGTTAAGAATACGCACTGGGTTATTCTCAACTTGAATATCAGAAATTTCATAATATGATGGTGTAATTGACGTTCGATAAACAGAAGGCCATACTATTAGTCCAAACTGAGAGATAACTTTACCTTCGAACAAATGGTCCGGGTTGTGTAGAGGAATAGTATCTGGTGAAATAAAGAGTGCGTTTTCGAAGGACGAGGCTATAATTGCCAGAGTTCCAATCAACTTTGAATTATATCTAAGTTTTTGAAGGTTCTTCTTACCAAATATACCATTCATGAAAACACAAGTGGCATCGTATGAAGGGAATATATTATCACAAAGGTTTAAATTTGGTTCATAAAACGGTGGAATAATCACCTCAATTGGATTTTTTGCACCTGTTTCTCTCAATTGTTTTATCAGTAACATTGATTTATAATCATTATTACCGCCACCAATTGTGACATATCCTGATCCGCAATAACCTTCCACGTGGATCTCTTTAGGAATGAAAGAAACTATTTTTCGATGGTTTACCTTCAGCTGTTTTATTATTTCCGGGCTGAAATCTTCTAACTCTTTGAGCTCAGTTTCAGAGACATCAGCATATATATTTTCCATCTCCGCATTGGCACGGGTTCCAAACATTAGCTTGTCGCCGTGTACAATGGCCTTGTCAAGTTCATTAAAGTAtttcttgaagaacttttgaaactttttcGAGGATGGCTTGCTAATTGAGCTACCTTGACTTTGGTATGAGCAGAAAAACAGCCAAATCAAACCCAGGAATAACACTGTCTTCAAAATGGTCTGCTTGTGTTGTTGTAGGTTCCCCTTAAACTGTCTGGGTCcaaaacttttttctttcatgttcattttttcttttcctaGTAGAAGATCCCACACATTAAAAAGTTTTTTAGTGTTCCTACTGTGCAACTAAGGAAAAGTAAATAAGATTACATTCCAATGAAAATCCAGTCTACACCTGCAAATCACATCTAATAATATTCCAAGATTCATCATGGCGAAGATCTTTAGTCCATCGCATCAAGCGGGATTCACCTGCAGGTGAGTGGTTGCTAATGCGTATTCAGAGCAAAAAATCTTGCATTAGTACCGCGAGAATTATGCAGAATGGCCAAAGCTCGAAGAAGGGTGCATTAATTTGTTCGGCCTTAATTATTAGCTTGAGGAAATAATGCATGAAGATGCAGATTTTCtttcgaaaaaaaaagacgaTCATGTATCTCTGCATATGTTTAAAATGgccaaaattttcaaaatcagcCGACTGGGTTATGCTCCGCTCCACTATGTTTGACAAAATATAGCAGTCTGTAATAGCTAGTATGTAATGGTAAGCTAGCATTGACTCTTGGTTTAGTGGAAGGAAGTGGTACCCAGAGTATGGCTGGCGATGTGACTGCTTCCGCTGTAGTCGTGCAAGGACTATATTCCAACCTCGGACAAAGGCTGATAGTTGTGGTTAATGTGTCACTAAAGTAAGGAACGTTATTGGCATCGAAAGTTTCAGACGCTAATGGGTCAAAGTAGCGTTGTTGGAACCAACAACAGATCGATGCTCGGATGCATAGTAACGTTATGCGGGTAATTATCGGTGAAGTATTCGGCGTTTGTGTGGACGCAATCATAAAATACGCAGATATTATTCTCGTCAAGATAATGCGGACAATATAATTACAACTCCACACAACCCAGTG carries:
- a CDS encoding uncharacterized protein (PKUD0C09030), with protein sequence MNMKEKSFGPRQFKGNLQQHKQTILKTVLFLGLIWLFFCSYQSQGSSISKPSSKKFQKFFKKYFNELDKAIVHGDKLMFGTRANAEMENIYADVSETELKELEDFSPEIIKQLKVNHRKIVSFIPKEIHVEGYCGSGYVTIGGGNNDYKSMLLIKQLRETGAKNPIEVIIPPFYEPNLNLCDNIFPSYDATCVFMNGIFGKKNLQKLRYNSKLIGTLAIIASSFENALFISPDTIPLHNPDHLFEGKVISQFGLIVWPSVYRTSITPSYYEISDIQVENNPVRILNDRWVSPEDIHQHLQAKAQRDHENTQLSFHDLKGTSSDYAATSDLLLINKRKNLDVLLLMLYYTNDGPSRYFPLLNAVSSKGNGDYIVAAAHYFKKPYYQLFKTADKIGEEINSLTQVTSITGHYDPNEDYELLKGNLLSLFEQRRELKNDFKYDYFEKIRRPFNVFTSTPLFFHVEETLHPFKMKNSKVYKDNTGNQRRIFGNHIKFYGCDFELKLITSINELLCGAESTDFTFAGFENVDVLCSDYIQPRMEFLQGNSKQFWNKYVFEKRPPNSVPQTSVSTIEKAIKEGFDRDVEYQKDEPARPSILYL